The genomic window ATATTAACAAATTCAGGCATTTTCTTCATAAGATCAATCTGATAAGAAATTGAAGAATTCCCAAAATTTCCATCACCTCCTTTAAAAGACCAAAAAACTTCCAAAATCTTTTTATCAGAACTATAATCAATCAAAACATGACAAACTCTACCAAGATTATTATCAATATCAAATTTTCCATAAGCAACAGAAGTCAAAGCATTATCATCAATACCAACATGTTTCATTGGTGGATCAATAGAACCAACAAAAGTATCAAATTCAACAGCAACAACATAGTTCATAACAAAATCACTATTTGTAGTAGCATTAAAAAGACCAAAAACACCACCAGCTGAATTAGGTGGAATTTGATATCCTAAAGGAgctaaaaaaaacacaaaaccgTCACCATAGGAAGTGTCGTTTAAACTATTGATTGTGAAAGTGAAACGTGTGGTGAAACTAGTGAgagtttttgtgtttttgtccCATAAATGTAATGGTTGTGAATAGATTGCTCTACCAACACGGAAAAGGTAACTTACTTTGTTGAGATCAATGGAACCGTTGGTGATTCTTCCGTCACCTTGGAATGAAATGTTTTTAGCGACGGTTGGGTCGTCGAAATTTGTTATGTTGAAGAAAAGTGAGTTTGTTTTTGTTGGGAAGGAAGAAAGAGTGAAGAGTAGtgaaatgagaaaaagaagGATTTTTTTGGAGGGATTAATGATGTTTGAGGAAGAACAAGAATTTGACATGGttgtttggtttttgttttgtacaattgaaaaaacaaacatagAATGGTTGCTTTGCTACTATGGTTTTTTTATGCTAACTAgttgtttgtgtttgtttgtaGCCATCGCATGCATCATCCATGTGATGTGACCAtcaattaaaattcataaacagTTAATTTTGGAGTTTTGTGTGCCCATTATGGATAATGGATGACAACTTGATGGTACTAGTattggaaaaacaaaaattctacCTAAACACTTTTCACTCTATCTCTATCGctacatatttttcaaaatactcATTCGTACATGCCGGTATACTCATATGAAAGTGTACCAGTATGAATATGCATACCGGTAAACTCACATGAAAGTGTACTGGTATAAATATTCATACCGACaaacttgaaaaaaagtgtattGGTAAATAAATCAAACCGACATACTTCAAAAAAGTGTATCGATATGTAAAATTACACTTACTCTCTTTATTTCGGCAAATTCACACCGGTACATTTTCTTTGAGTGGGATagagaatgaatttttttttacagttttacattatatatgagggcatatttatcatttcaattccaattgttggggtagaaattttttttttcctagtattgttttatgtatttttctaataaaaagttCAGTGAGTTGGATTTAAAGTTCATCCGATATAGTAGACTTAgcctatgtttgtttcaagagAAATAGGGGCGAAAGAGTTTGAGAAGAGAGAGTTTGGAGGAgcagagaaagaaagaagaaaggcTAGAAAACGCACCCTTTTCCTTTCTCTTGTGATATGCGAAGAAAGGCATAGATGGAACATATTTTGCTTGTTTTTCCACATTTACCCTCTTTTTGTTGTGCAATATCACACTGATGCACACGGAAGGAAACAATggtcattttttctttatttaattaacACAACCTGAAACAGAAGCagtatagtattttttttttacgtatagtattgtttttataataacttatattaataatataacttaTTTAAATCAACATAAATCAactcatttaaaaaatattttatttaaattcataaattaactaaaatataaactaaattaaaataaaaagttaaattaatttttataagaaattataTTAGAATGATATAAAATTGCATATAAGGGTATATTTGTCCttttacaaattaaacatatatctttctcttctatttttcttctctttctcttatACCAATTAATATGTCAAATCTACtttatttctctcatatttCTCTATTCTCACACTTTTTCTcacatttttctctcttctcattttctcttcACAACTAATCATACCGTGAGATTATTTATTAAAGAAGTTATCATATTGGTATCAATTGAACCAATGTGCAGTATTATTTTGTTTaggagaaaagaaaatgaagatagtatatattttttttgtcaaatagtttagtgactagactctcacacatttaaatgtgaaatcCGGAGacattgtatatttttataatgtatGAATTCTTCATGGTTGATTATATatagaaaagaataaaattcGGTACTACAGTGGTGTACAcgaaatgattttgttttggcTAATGATAAAGACTAAAATAAAGGAGTACCAAAATGTTCCAACTTGAATCATACTATATTAATATTAGCTGGAAAAATATGAGTGGAAAGAGGAAAATTGAGAGATATAAGAGAGGAGAGGCAGTAGAATAATGGTCTTAGCACTCCATTCCAATATTGTGACACTTTATCACCATTTTCTCCAACTTAATTTATGTTTTATAATCATTTCCAATTTAGTGCCACATTTCAAGTTTCAAGTGTGGCTTCTAACCATGGATAACTCGAGGAAACTACCCCTCCAATATTTAATCATTTGATAGTTGATTAGAATATCCTTTGGAAAAAATGCAAAATGTAATTGTATAATAAAAGTCAAGAGCGCATAACTAAAATTAACGGCAAAGTTTTTCTAAACAAACGTGATTAAATAAGAACATATattatagcaaaaaaaaaagggatatACTAGTATATTTCAATTTAAAACACATCATGGTATTATTGGGTCAAATTTTATTCCAAATATTTCATTACTAGTACTTACTATTCTATAAACAATTATGTTGGTTGTTAAATATGTGCTGTAATATCAacctttttataaataaaataaacaaataaaagggTAGTTGGTGTGTAGCCACCTCATGGCATGCAAGTTGCTATTACATAAGCAGAATACGTAATTGATATTCATGGAGATGTAGGGAACATTCGGTGCACCCTTTTGGatcaatataaatataattgtgTCATGACTGCGTTAGACTTAGAATCTAGCAACACATGTTAGACTAAATGACTTTTAGGAATGGATGAGCTAATGAAAACATGTTAGACTCATgaatatcaattaaattttttggtgataaaatttgtataattttaaCAATGGCAGAATTCAGAATTTCAACTCAACAAGTCATAGTTGATGTAAATGGAAAGTCCAACTATTTGTCTCAAACTTAATTGGTCTATATAAATGCCCTGTTTTTTTAGTTACTTTTGCCGCCCTACgtgtttctcgcgcgccctatttttactcgtccgctacttaagtagtggatgttataaaatgagaaattttaggaaaaaatatcgtccgctacttaagtagcggacaatgTTTGGAAAATAGTAGGCTGGCAAAAGTATCTCCTCTGTATTTTAGGAGTTGGGAAACATAGAATCCCAGTAGTTTGACCAATACATGGAATTTAAGGAAAGTAAAGAAAGACAATGGTGAGACATATTTTAAACCTTGATTTTCTACATGCAATTACTACCTCAATTATACTCAATCCACCTCCATTTCATCAAATATTAATCATGTTAGATAATAACTAGCATTTGCACGACCTTGTTAGTTATAGATAATAGCCATAGATTAGGTAAATAAACAGTGCAACTTACTATTAGTACAAGACaagatgaagatttttttaaCAAGGCCAAATCTGCTAGCCATAGAACACTTGACAAGGATAAACTAAGCCATGCCATGAATCTCATGATCATTGTTTCTTAAACTTTGGTAGTACTAGCTattgatatatattatataaaaattcaCTGACAGTATGTGCAATAATCATCATATCAAGCAACATAGCCATCTGAGTATAGCCCACATAACAGACAATTTCTTCTTCCCTTGGTAATTTTCTTTACATTTAATTGCTAAAACTTTGGGGATCAGTCAATGTGCCAATTTCTTCAAACGATGATAGGTTTGTTGCTTGATCCACTCTCGATCATAGGGGAAGTAAGCATGAGATGTACTATCAAAACTGCAAGTAAGAAACCAATCAGCCAGTCCTTAATCAATGCCAAGGCAAACCAAACATGTACAAAGATAGCCCAATATATAAAAGAAACGCAGAACTGATAAGGTAAACATATGATACAGCAAATGATTATTTATCAAGTCTTTTAACACTCGGTAAAAAAAGGGGCATGCAGAGAGGGAGTAAATAAAGGGAGTTACAAACCAGTGACACTTTTCCTCCAACACTTCACTCTATCAAGGGTTTAAGACCTCTTTCAGACTCATAATTACTAACAATTTTCTCACCCGTAATCTTAATTTTCATTTGATTCAAGGAGAAAAATAATGTcaatctacattagtttcacCAACAGAGAGACagttaaatttctattttccTTGATCTAGATTGCAGTGTTCAAACAGAGCCATATATTTCTAGTTCAGCATCAAACTCTTTGAAAAAATAACAAGCAATTACtgaataaaaaaacttatttttgaatCATGGAACGCACAAATCATCAGTATATCTTCTCTTGCCTTTTCTCTAccatttatttttgcttcttttcttttcactgaataaaattttactttttaaaaaaaaaatcagaatatACAGACAGATCATATATCTACTACAAATTAGCAACTGCtgaataaaaaaatcttattcttGAACCATGAAAAGCTCAAATCATCAGTACATGCTCTTTCACCTCACTTTTTCTCTACCAtctattttttctcttctcttttcacagtataatattttctttttttgaaaatcataaaacactgacaaatcatatatatttgaCTGTATTAAAGACCTATGCATAgatttgagagagagagagagagagagagagagacataCACTAGAGCACTCAGGTCTGCAAGACCATCTATGAAGTTGTAGAGATCCGTAATATCATAAGAGAGGTTTCTGATGGCCGGATTCAACTCCTTCAGTTTCCTTTCATACATTGCACATATGCCTGTAAAAGCACAGGATTAAAACCACTATTTAACGCTGATAATTAATACATACaaatcatcataaaaaaatataatacgaGAATTATATAGGTTGCAAATCCCGGATAGAGGCACTTAGTAGTCGGCCCCAAAATTGGAATAACGGTATAGCATATTCCAGGATCAGGAAGATGAATCCATATGTGACGCATTATGGAGCACAGTGGCAGTGACACACTATTTTCCCTTGTTAACTAATAACCTAGAAGATATTATTCAAATGTACTGTCCTATGTCACTAAGAAGAGCAATCATCAAATTATCCACATATCGATACAGTATGTTTGATGTTCAATCTTTCCTATAGACTGTCATAAATTGCCACAGTCCTTACTCACTCaccaaaaaaacacaatttatgGATTGTCCAATACACAAAGCACGGTAGTTGATGGACATGATGAGACTCAATCACCTCATTCAGCAAAACatcataaaatttaaacaagGACAACTGAGAATCCAACTTTATCATAAGAATAAGACAAAGTATATTCTATATATAAATCCAAAACACCTTGcaaaaatatctaaaattatGATTGACTAGAGATGCAAAATATACATCATATACAATATCCTGTTTCATTTTAACAGACAAACACTATTGATGTAAGCAGCAAATTggttaggttttttttttttgtttttgactaaaagtgGTTAGGGTTTTAATGATCACAAATCACGATTGCATTCAAAACAGGTGATCGATTGTTCATTTGTTATGTACGTGATGTTAAGGGGGAGTTAAGGCAATTGGAGGGGGTTATATGGTTGGTAAGGTTGCTGCCTGTCAGAATTAGTACCCGTGTTTAATGGGTTTTAGAGAAATTTCTAAAAAGGTTTAATGAGTCTTTTGATGTGTTGAATTTAGTTGTCTGCCAAGGAAAAATAGGTTTCGACAGAGTATAAAATTAAGACGgtatataaaaacaaaagaaactttGGAATCACACCCAAGGTTTTATTGCATTACACGGTCAAGGATACAACAATCTGCTtccataattaataaatctcATCATTTACGATCCATCCAAAAAGAAagcattataaatatataacaaGGCTTTGAGCTTCTGCAGTAATTAAGAACACTTTCAATATCAAAGTAAGAAAAACGACAATAAAAGGATTTTCTCACTAGGTGGGTCAACTACATAGATCAAACTAAACTATTAACACCCAATCATAAATCATGTCTAAAGAAAACAGCTTAAAAAACCATTTTTGACAGTTTAACCCACAGTTTCTCGAGGCTTTCCTCCACCTCTAACTATAACACAACTATTTGTCTAATAATTTGTTCTTCTTATTTGCGTTGTCATAAACCTATTCCATTTTTTCTAGGCACCCTACATTATGCCCAAATTAATGAAAGTCATATATTCTTGATGCTAATGCACCTTTGATCAACTACACCATTCATTCTTCCTATGTCAAAATTCACTATCCCAAAGTCACAGTTAAAACCAAAATATTACAAGGAAAATGCTCAAAGGGaaatagagaaagaaaatctaatggaaaatgatCAAGTGCTTGGGTAGAAAGGAAGCAAGACGACAGAAACAAAAACGACAAAAAAATCATGCATAAAATTCTTTAGCAGATCAATATTAATTCATCAGATATTTTTTCCCCCCGCATTTATTCGGTGAATTACTTGTTCATGAATGCAATAGCAAACCTAAAGACTAACATATGAATTTGATTAGGTTTCATAATGAAATCACCGTCCATCCAAATCCTAACAATCCATTGACAGTTGTGTGAAACCTAATTAAATTCATATGTTACATACACACACACGGGACTCTACCCCCAAAAAGAGCACTCATCAGCTATGTTACATATATGTTACTATGTTGCATCAGATTGAAGCCATGTCTTGTGTCTAACATGTGTCAGTGTCCGACATCAAACCATCTGGTTATATTCGATCACTTTCATTCCCTCAGATTATTGCTAGTGTCTAAGTGTCAGTGTTGTGTTCAGTATCTAAGTCGGTGCTTTATAGctaatcaataaaattaaaaaagaaaaactgcagctattttattgatgaaattgcacataaaaacagaaaaataagcAAAACCTAAATCATGAGTACAGTGAAATCAAAAACAAGTAAAGTAGTAGTATTATCGATTATTAATTACCGTCCATAGCTTGAGTTACTGAGTCAAAATCCTTGAATGTTCTAGTTGCTCTATTCTGAGAAGTTTGAATTAGAATAATCGTGTGGCGATTATTAGCCTGTAAAATTAGATTATTAGCgtgaatgaagaagaagaagatagaCCTAATTTGAGAGAGGAAATAAACGAAATTGGAATCGGTGAACGAAATCTCTTACCAtaacaaaagaagaagaagaagaagaagaataatcaAAACTCAGAAAGACGCTATGAATCTCTTGTTTGTTGTGGCCACTTCTTCACTCGTAGTATCAAGCAAGACAAAAGACTCGTAGACCTTCTATAGTGGCAATTTCGACTTTTTGCTCAAACTTATTCTcccttttatttttctctcctaatttttctaaaattaaattaaagataataataataatacaatttaattaagttcttataaaaaaataaaaattaagtatgTGTAATACTTTTATTAATGAACTAATGAATTTGAAATCATATGACTTGTTAtgtatgttaattaattaatttacgTGGCAACATATTATTAAATGTatgtgcaaaataattttatattttatgtatatagtaaattagtaattaatgacgtattgtgtatttttaaaatgtatgtAGTTGATGGAGATAAAAAATAGGAGAAAGAATTCACAAGTTTTATGGTTGACAATATAGATTTTGTTAAGTTGGATGTTTTTATTTAGGTTTGAATTTAAGACCTTACAATGTGTATGTGTAACTCATAATTTTGTGTGAGTTTTAGTAAAGGAAGATCAAATTCTCATATCACTTTGAATTTGCAAGAAGTGAATTATACATAAACTTATTCTATTCTTGTTGTATTATTTCTTAAACATCAAAGTTGTTGGTGTTAAGAGTGTTGTATAAGAAAGTGGTGTGGTTTATGTTTTAGAAGATTGTAAGACAAGTCTTGGAGTGAGACTTTTATCAAAGATCTAAACATAGTGAATAAATTTCTAAGGAGTGGAAGGACCGGATGTAATGTTGTTCTCAATACGTCGGTAATTGGCAAGTGAAACAGAATCTGATCTACTATATCATCTGGTAAGCAACTAATTCTATTTGACTCCACATCTGTTGACATTTTTAGGCGCCAGTTTTCTTCCCTAATTATAGTTAAcggaacttcaagttgtttttattttttgtactgtaATGTTGTTTTGGTgttctaatattatttttagataaacaacttttATGGACATGTGATATTATTTTGGAAATTCAAGTTCTTTATTGTTCATCATCATAGAGAACTCCATGTAGTGGTTAACTGTGTAACATAACAAAATTACTCTAAACTTTAATATTCCCATTCATAGGAACAAGCTCCAAGGTTTCTTCATCAACATTTACATCACT from Trifolium pratense cultivar HEN17-A07 linkage group LG1, ARS_RC_1.1, whole genome shotgun sequence includes these protein-coding regions:
- the LOC123915783 gene encoding enhancer of rudimentary homolog, translated to MANNRHTIILIQTSQNRATRTFKDFDSVTQAMDGICAMYERKLKELNPAIRNLSYDITDLYNFIDGLADLSALVFDSTSHAYFPYDREWIKQQTYHRLKKLAH